The Mesorhizobium sp. NBSH29 genome has a segment encoding these proteins:
- a CDS encoding GNAT family N-acetyltransferase, whose protein sequence is MRTAQPFTGTTRQLRPSDLPRFREHLLRLDAASRRDRFNGVINDACVAAYAARCFADGTTVIGYVENGRVLGAAELHERPDDKMPTGEIAFSVERELQHRGIGSRLFERLIVNALGLGYIRLFVTTHRDNSAMKSLARKFGADMVFEQGETMGIIDLAPFIVSFSLEFATAKAASLSDVA, encoded by the coding sequence ATGCGCACGGCCCAGCCTTTTACGGGTACTACCCGACAGCTACGCCCGTCTGACCTTCCGCGGTTTCGCGAGCATCTTCTGCGTCTTGACGCTGCGAGCCGTCGCGATCGTTTCAATGGTGTGATCAACGATGCATGTGTCGCGGCCTATGCCGCGCGCTGCTTCGCCGATGGCACCACGGTGATTGGTTATGTCGAAAACGGTCGGGTGCTGGGTGCTGCCGAGCTCCATGAGCGTCCCGACGACAAAATGCCGACCGGCGAGATTGCCTTCAGCGTGGAGCGGGAGCTGCAGCATCGAGGCATCGGCAGTCGCTTGTTCGAACGCCTCATCGTCAACGCGCTCGGGCTGGGGTACATTCGTCTCTTCGTCACCACGCACCGAGACAACAGCGCGATGAAGTCGCTGGCTCGGAAATTTGGCGCCGACATGGTGTTCGAGCAGGGCGAGACTATGGGCATCATCGACCTTGCACCTTTCATCGTGTCCTTCTCGCTGGAATTTGCCACTGCCAAGGCTGCTTCGCTTTCTGACGTGGCGTGA